The Parashewanella tropica genome window below encodes:
- the trxA gene encoding thioredoxin TrxA encodes MSDKIVYLSDDAFEADVLNSDKPVLVDFWAEWCGPCKMIAPILDDIAEEYDGQVTIAKLNVDQNNISPAKYGVRGIPTLLLFKNGEVAATKVGAVSKTQLKEFIDAQL; translated from the coding sequence ATGAGCGATAAAATTGTATACCTAAGCGATGACGCCTTTGAAGCGGACGTATTAAATTCAGATAAACCTGTCCTAGTCGACTTTTGGGCAGAGTGGTGTGGTCCTTGTAAAATGATTGCCCCAATCCTTGATGACATCGCTGAGGAATACGACGGTCAAGTGACCATTGCAAAACTAAACGTAGACCAAAACAACATTTCGCCAGCAAAATACGGTGTTCGTGGTATCCCTACTTTATTACTGTTTAAAAACGGTGAAGTAGCGGCAACTAAAGTAGGTGCAGTTTCAAAAACTCAACTTAAAGAGTTCATTGACGCACAACTATAA
- the rhlB gene encoding ATP-dependent RNA helicase RhlB produces MSETHLSNQKFADLPLQPQVLSALKENGFEYCTPIQALSLPVLLEGKDIAGQAQTGTGKTMAFLVATFNHLLATPSSNTRQLNQPRAIIMAPTRELAIQIAKDAKHLSKHTKLKVGIVYGGESYETQMKVLEKGVDILIGTTGRIIDYVRQGVVSLSAIQAVVLDEADRMFDLGFIKDIRFLFRRMPDAKDRLNMLFSATLSMKVQELAYDHMNDPVKVEIAPDEKTSKNIKEELFYPSAEDKIPLLLSLIEEDWPDKAIVFANTKHVCEKLWSWLEGDGHRVGLLTGDVPQKKRLRILDQFTKGQLDILVATDVAARGLHISDVSHVYNYDLPDDCEDYVHRIGRTGRAGKKGVSASFACEEYALNLPAIESYIEHSIPVTGYDREALLDDIPKPAPIHRRHTPRTTRERSGTRTSGNQNRNSRPNRNPRHRRSN; encoded by the coding sequence ATGAGCGAAACACATTTATCAAATCAGAAGTTTGCCGATTTACCTCTACAGCCACAAGTGCTGTCGGCATTGAAAGAGAACGGATTCGAATACTGCACGCCGATTCAGGCGTTATCGTTGCCAGTGCTATTAGAAGGCAAAGACATTGCAGGACAAGCCCAAACGGGTACGGGTAAAACCATGGCGTTTTTGGTGGCGACCTTTAACCATTTATTAGCAACGCCATCATCTAATACTCGTCAGCTAAACCAGCCTCGTGCCATCATTATGGCGCCAACCCGTGAGTTAGCCATTCAAATCGCCAAAGATGCCAAGCATTTATCGAAGCACACCAAATTAAAAGTGGGCATTGTTTACGGCGGTGAAAGCTACGAAACCCAAATGAAGGTGCTGGAAAAAGGGGTCGACATTCTTATCGGCACCACAGGACGCATCATCGACTATGTGCGTCAAGGTGTTGTGAGTCTGAGTGCGATCCAAGCCGTGGTACTCGATGAAGCGGATCGTATGTTCGATTTAGGCTTTATCAAAGACATTCGCTTTTTGTTCCGCCGTATGCCAGATGCTAAAGACCGTTTAAATATGCTGTTCTCAGCGACGCTTTCCATGAAAGTGCAAGAGTTGGCGTACGATCACATGAACGATCCGGTGAAAGTTGAAATTGCGCCTGATGAAAAAACCTCTAAAAATATCAAAGAAGAGCTGTTTTATCCTTCGGCAGAAGACAAAATACCACTGCTACTCTCGTTAATTGAAGAAGATTGGCCGGATAAAGCCATTGTGTTTGCGAACACCAAGCATGTGTGTGAAAAACTGTGGTCGTGGCTTGAGGGTGATGGTCATCGCGTGGGCTTGTTGACGGGTGATGTACCACAGAAGAAACGTCTTCGAATTTTAGATCAATTCACTAAAGGTCAGCTCGATATTTTAGTGGCCACCGATGTTGCCGCTCGTGGGCTGCATATTTCAGATGTGTCTCATGTATACAACTATGACCTGCCCGATGACTGTGAAGATTACGTACATCGTATCGGTCGTACAGGGCGTGCGGGTAAAAAAGGGGTATCAGCCAGCTTTGCATGTGAAGAATATGCGCTCAACCTACCTGCAATCGAAAGCTACATCGAACACTCTATTCCGGTGACTGGCTATGACCGTGAAGCGCTGTTGGATGATATTCCAAAGCCAGCGCCGATCCATCGTCGTCATACACCAAGAACCACAAGGGAACGTTCAGGAACTCGAACTTCAGGCAATCAAAACCGAAATTCACGTCCAAATCGTAACCCTAGACATCGTAGATCCAACTAG
- a CDS encoding Ppx/GppA phosphatase family protein codes for MSRLISAITLGSNSFNMLVAEAVDGHPVVIAKYKQKVRLADGIDDNGNLDVDAFERGLGCLAYFAKQVLHHQLSSDDIKIIATATLRQVANRQSFIDQAFKLLPIPIDVISGNEEAEYIYQGMWHTTQGDDRRLVIDIGGASTEFVVGDSNHILFKVSKAIGCVSMNHPHFSHFPYRNTDFDAVEQRVAEQLGDSLTQLKAFGCTKAVGASGTLQTLIELLKHREQDQTITFEFLQSIKAEILNESCHQLSNIEGLSQERAPTLAAGVAIMLALFKLLDLNAVNLSGGALREGVLYSLI; via the coding sequence ATGAGTCGACTGATCTCCGCCATCACCTTAGGTTCTAACAGTTTTAATATGTTGGTGGCCGAAGCGGTTGATGGTCATCCTGTGGTGATTGCTAAGTACAAGCAAAAAGTGCGTTTGGCGGATGGCATTGATGACAACGGTAATCTTGATGTTGATGCCTTTGAGCGCGGGTTAGGGTGTTTGGCGTATTTTGCTAAGCAAGTTCTACATCACCAACTCAGTAGCGATGATATAAAAATCATTGCTACTGCGACCTTAAGGCAGGTAGCCAATCGCCAGTCTTTTATTGATCAAGCGTTTAAACTTTTGCCAATTCCAATTGATGTGATCTCTGGTAACGAAGAGGCTGAATATATTTATCAAGGTATGTGGCATACCACCCAAGGTGATGACCGTCGTTTGGTGATTGATATTGGCGGAGCAAGTACCGAGTTTGTGGTGGGAGATAGTAATCATATTTTGTTTAAAGTGAGTAAGGCGATTGGCTGTGTTAGCATGAATCATCCTCATTTTTCACACTTTCCATATCGAAATACTGATTTTGATGCCGTAGAACAACGGGTTGCAGAGCAACTGGGAGACAGTCTGACTCAGCTTAAAGCTTTTGGCTGCACAAAAGCCGTCGGCGCTTCTGGAACGTTACAAACCTTGATTGAACTGCTTAAGCATAGAGAACAAGATCAGACTATTACCTTTGAGTTTTTACAAAGCATTAAAGCAGAGATCCTTAATGAATCATGCCATCAGCTGAGTAATATTGAAGGCTTGTCTCAAGAAAGAGCACCGACACTCGCCGCCGGGGTCGCAATTATGCTGGCGCTCTTTAAGCTATTGGATCTCAACGCGGTCAATTTATCCGGTGGTGCTTTGCGTGAAGGTGTGCTGTATTCACTGATCTAA
- the mobA gene encoding molybdenum cofactor guanylyltransferase MobA has translation MTVSSVEAVILAGGQGRRMHYQDKGLVNYKNQPLVQHVINAIHSQVDNLMIIANRNIETYKDFGFPVFTDELSGFQGPLSGLSTALGHCQSDLLLVLPCDTPHLPSALLEKMQYALHHHNTDIIVARDQQKEHAVIMLLKRHLKSDLDKYLASGERRVMAWYRRHHYQTVEFDTKHFMNCNSLDELA, from the coding sequence ATGACTGTTTCATCTGTTGAAGCTGTGATCCTCGCTGGCGGTCAAGGGCGACGCATGCACTATCAAGACAAAGGTTTGGTTAACTATAAAAATCAGCCTTTGGTGCAACACGTCATTAACGCCATACACTCTCAAGTCGATAACCTTATGATCATTGCGAATCGCAATATAGAGACATATAAAGACTTCGGCTTTCCTGTCTTTACTGATGAGTTATCAGGGTTTCAAGGGCCTTTATCAGGCTTGTCCACCGCATTAGGCCATTGTCAGTCAGACTTACTGCTCGTGCTGCCTTGTGATACTCCACATCTGCCAAGTGCTTTGCTTGAAAAAATGCAGTACGCTTTGCATCATCATAACACCGATATCATCGTCGCCAGAGATCAACAAAAAGAGCATGCGGTGATCATGTTACTCAAGCGTCACCTCAAATCGGATTTAGATAAGTATTTAGCGTCAGGAGAGCGACGTGTCATGGCATGGTATCGTCGACATCATTATCAAACCGTAGAATTTGATACCAAACACTTTATGAATTGCAACTCACTTGATGAATTGGCGTGA
- a CDS encoding thioredoxin family protein, which yields MLLGQLALPELLAHLKNYPDYDADYQVDVDSLTPVLNFNKEITISVIIGTWCPDCHREVPRLAKVIDAINGKQVTVEYIGVDKQKTDPDNISAQFDFERIPTVIVQDGTQELGRIIEQPQQSLEKDLVAILTQ from the coding sequence ATGTTATTGGGTCAACTTGCTTTACCTGAATTATTAGCGCACCTAAAGAATTATCCTGATTACGATGCTGATTATCAGGTTGATGTTGACAGTCTAACCCCTGTTTTAAATTTCAACAAAGAAATTACCATCTCAGTGATCATTGGCACTTGGTGCCCAGATTGCCATCGTGAAGTGCCACGCCTTGCTAAAGTCATTGACGCGATTAACGGTAAGCAGGTAACTGTGGAATATATTGGTGTGGATAAACAAAAAACCGATCCTGATAACATCAGCGCTCAGTTTGACTTTGAACGTATTCCAACCGTCATTGTGCAAGATGGAACACAAGAGTTGGGACGTATTATTGAACAGCCACAACAATCTTTAGAAAAGGATTTAGTGGCTATTTTGACTCAATGA
- a CDS encoding nucleoside deaminase, producing MCQQTPFIPTQVSFQLDLPSWLTHKLSTLPQHFDSDEKKMQLVLECATDNFQRNTGGPFAAGVFERDTGKLVAMGVNRVVPTQCSSAHAEVMALSMAQQVLSHYDLGRGGFPAHQIVINWRPCAMCFGAILWSGVRSVMIAGAGAELEAITGFDEGPMTPNWRQELESRGIELVEGVMNQQAIELFENFAATNRPVYNARVS from the coding sequence ATGTGCCAACAAACTCCATTCATTCCGACTCAAGTGAGTTTTCAACTTGATTTACCTTCATGGTTAACTCATAAATTATCAACTTTGCCACAACACTTTGACTCTGATGAAAAGAAAATGCAATTGGTGCTTGAGTGCGCGACAGATAACTTTCAGAGGAATACAGGCGGCCCGTTTGCCGCTGGCGTGTTTGAACGGGATACAGGAAAGCTAGTCGCAATGGGGGTCAATCGTGTGGTTCCAACTCAATGCTCTTCAGCGCATGCAGAAGTGATGGCATTGTCGATGGCTCAACAAGTACTATCTCATTATGATTTAGGTCGAGGTGGTTTTCCTGCTCATCAAATCGTCATTAATTGGCGGCCTTGTGCTATGTGTTTTGGTGCCATTTTATGGTCAGGTGTGCGTTCTGTGATGATTGCGGGAGCTGGGGCTGAGCTTGAAGCTATCACTGGATTTGATGAAGGGCCTATGACGCCGAATTGGCGTCAAGAACTTGAAAGTAGGGGGATTGAACTTGTTGAAGGCGTTATGAATCAACAAGCGATTGAGCTGTTTGAGAACTTTGCAGCTACCAATCGTCCTGTTTACAATGCCAGAGTGAGCTGA
- the coaD gene encoding pantetheine-phosphate adenylyltransferase, producing the protein MNIAIYPGTFDPVTNGHLDLIARGSQLFDKVLIGVANSSSKQPMFDLEERVALVKKVTAQFGNVDVQGFSGLLVDFAKQHGANVLLRGVRTTIDFEYELTLANMNRALNPTLESVLLMPKSENSFISSTLVKDVVRHGGDISAFTHPEVVKAVKAKL; encoded by the coding sequence GTGAACATAGCCATTTATCCTGGAACCTTCGATCCCGTTACCAACGGTCACTTAGACTTAATTGCTCGTGGTAGTCAGTTGTTCGATAAAGTGCTTATCGGCGTAGCCAACAGTTCATCAAAGCAGCCGATGTTTGATTTAGAAGAACGTGTGGCCTTGGTTAAAAAAGTGACTGCACAATTTGGCAACGTCGACGTTCAAGGCTTTAGTGGTTTGTTGGTGGATTTTGCCAAACAGCATGGTGCCAATGTATTACTACGAGGTGTTAGAACCACGATTGATTTTGAGTATGAATTGACGCTTGCCAATATGAACCGAGCCTTAAACCCAACCTTGGAAAGCGTATTACTGATGCCAAAATCTGAAAATAGCTTTATTTCATCAACACTGGTTAAAGATGTGGTCAGGCATGGTGGCGATATCAGTGCTTTTACTCATCCTGAAGTAGTAAAGGCGGTGAAAGCGAAGCTGTAA
- a CDS encoding rhomboid family intramembrane serine protease, which translates to MKHSPFPYATLFIAISTFVYSMYVTFDISGSAFSNVKIVQLEKYGAIRLEHLLQLEFWRLFVSQIIHVKSLHMLFNVCSFIVLGFLVERNIGTIKMLMVWLIGGSLGTIFSTLFVKYPWNLGTGGSQAIMAISGLASILIFRRIDSSKWLKFALAFAFIPALSLDLIFSHYPKPGHTLSFIFGLIIGAWMFKSERGIVSKKEPPLRRQG; encoded by the coding sequence ATGAAACACTCCCCGTTCCCATACGCTACATTGTTCATTGCCATATCTACATTCGTTTATTCGATGTACGTCACTTTCGATATCAGTGGTTCTGCGTTTTCCAATGTCAAAATTGTCCAATTAGAAAAATATGGAGCCATTCGCCTTGAACACTTATTACAACTTGAATTTTGGCGACTATTTGTCTCACAAATAATCCATGTTAAATCACTACACATGCTGTTTAATGTTTGCTCATTTATAGTCTTAGGTTTCTTGGTTGAGCGAAATATTGGAACTATTAAAATGTTAATGGTGTGGTTAATTGGTGGGTCTTTAGGAACTATATTTAGTACACTATTTGTAAAATACCCATGGAACTTGGGTACTGGAGGATCTCAAGCTATCATGGCTATTTCAGGACTTGCTTCAATTCTAATTTTCCGAAGAATCGACAGTTCTAAATGGCTAAAATTCGCCTTGGCATTTGCCTTTATTCCTGCGTTGTCGCTTGATTTGATTTTTTCTCATTACCCGAAACCAGGTCATACATTAAGCTTTATTTTTGGCTTAATAATTGGTGCATGGATGTTTAAGAGTGAAAGGGGGATTGTATCTAAGAAAGAGCCCCCTTTAAGGAGGCAAGGGTAA
- a CDS encoding AMP-binding protein — MTTIKTPVEMLDFWADAHGDKVYLRQPINGQYQDYTWQQTRQMAQQIAGGLRHLGFMPGDKIAVLSKNCAEWFITDFALMLGGYVSVPIYPTANADTISYSLEHSGAKAVFVGKLDYWQDQEPAVAGDIIRIAFPYDTMPAQYQWQDFLKMGEPLTNEPYPQLNDLMTIIYTSGSTGNPKGAMQTFASYGWTCGCAANHIQVTEKDRLISYLPLAHITERVAILGTSIYNGAQVAFVESLDTFIDDVNRCQPTFFLSVPRLWSLFQKNIIEKAGGAKKLNTLLRIPILNSLIKRKIRKGLGLNQCRLFGSGSAPLPKAIIQWFAGIGIEICEAWGMTENCAYSIINYPFNPQKIGTIGVPVDGCDVRLGDQNELLVRSPGLMTGYYKDDATTAQVFEADGFFHTGDVADIDADGYIKITGRIKDNFKTAKGKYVAPVPIERKLAQDTHIELLCVIGAGLPHPIALVQLAEGASLMPRNEVRHALKATLDNINPTLESHATLDAIVIVSEPWTTENDVLTPTLKIKRHILEQRFTSIVEGTRGAEVKWEDEL, encoded by the coding sequence ATGACAACCATAAAAACACCCGTTGAAATGCTCGATTTCTGGGCCGACGCCCATGGAGACAAGGTTTATCTAAGACAACCGATTAATGGCCAATATCAAGATTACACTTGGCAACAAACTCGTCAAATGGCTCAACAAATCGCCGGCGGATTACGCCATCTAGGCTTTATGCCCGGAGATAAAATTGCTGTTCTGTCAAAAAACTGCGCCGAATGGTTTATTACCGACTTCGCTCTAATGCTTGGCGGCTATGTTAGTGTTCCTATTTATCCAACCGCCAATGCCGATACCATCAGTTATTCTCTAGAACACAGCGGTGCTAAAGCCGTATTTGTTGGTAAATTGGATTACTGGCAAGATCAAGAACCCGCTGTCGCAGGAGATATTATTCGTATTGCGTTTCCTTATGACACCATGCCAGCACAGTATCAATGGCAAGACTTTCTGAAAATGGGTGAACCATTAACTAATGAGCCTTATCCTCAGCTAAATGACTTAATGACCATCATTTACACCTCTGGCTCAACGGGCAACCCTAAAGGCGCGATGCAAACCTTTGCCAGTTACGGTTGGACTTGCGGTTGCGCGGCCAACCACATTCAAGTGACTGAAAAAGATCGCCTTATCTCATACTTACCACTGGCTCATATTACCGAACGTGTTGCCATCCTTGGTACATCCATCTACAACGGGGCTCAAGTGGCCTTTGTTGAAAGTCTCGATACCTTTATTGATGATGTCAATCGTTGCCAGCCAACCTTCTTTTTATCGGTTCCGCGTCTATGGAGTCTGTTTCAGAAAAACATTATTGAAAAAGCCGGTGGCGCTAAGAAACTGAATACACTATTGCGTATTCCAATTCTAAACAGCTTGATCAAAAGAAAAATCCGCAAAGGCTTGGGACTCAATCAGTGCCGCTTATTTGGATCAGGTTCTGCACCACTGCCAAAAGCCATTATTCAATGGTTTGCAGGCATTGGCATTGAAATCTGTGAAGCTTGGGGCATGACCGAAAACTGTGCCTACTCCATTATCAATTATCCATTTAATCCACAAAAAATCGGCACCATTGGTGTACCCGTTGATGGCTGCGATGTTCGACTAGGCGACCAAAATGAACTATTAGTACGCAGTCCAGGATTAATGACTGGCTATTACAAAGATGATGCCACTACAGCACAAGTCTTTGAAGCCGATGGCTTCTTCCACACTGGTGATGTCGCAGACATTGATGCCGATGGTTACATCAAAATTACGGGCCGTATTAAAGACAACTTTAAAACGGCTAAAGGTAAATATGTCGCACCAGTGCCGATTGAGCGTAAATTAGCACAAGATACCCATATCGAACTCTTATGTGTCATTGGGGCAGGCCTGCCACACCCAATCGCTTTGGTGCAATTAGCAGAAGGTGCATCACTGATGCCACGTAATGAGGTTCGTCATGCACTCAAAGCGACACTAGACAACATCAACCCAACACTGGAGTCCCATGCAACCTTAGATGCCATCGTTATCGTCAGTGAACCATGGACCACGGAAAATGATGTGTTAACGCCGACATTAAAAATTAAACGCCATATTCTAGAGCAGCGATTTACCAGCATAGTTGAGGGTACTCGTGGCGCTGAAGTTAAGTGGGAAGATGAGCTTTGA
- the mutM gene encoding bifunctional DNA-formamidopyrimidine glycosylase/DNA-(apurinic or apyrimidinic site) lyase produces the protein MPELPEVEVTRQGISPHILEQSVAKLIIRNHSLRWPIPDVAHNIVGQTIKSVRRRAKYLLVETNAGITIIHLGMSGSLRVLDEKTPVEKHDHVDLVLGNHKVLRFNDPRRFGAWLWYELPIETHPLLTKLGPEPLSDDFNVEQLAQALKGKKKAIKLCLMDNHIVVGVGNIYANEALFAVGVHPKTPANRVDVTKLPKLVETVKIILANAIKQGGTTLKDFTNADGKPGYFAQKLHVYGRGGKPCHECGTLLSEIKLGQRTTVFCEHCQLF, from the coding sequence ATGCCAGAACTACCCGAAGTAGAAGTCACCCGCCAAGGGATCAGCCCTCACATTCTTGAGCAAAGTGTTGCTAAGCTTATCATCCGCAATCACAGTCTTCGCTGGCCCATCCCTGATGTGGCACATAACATTGTCGGTCAAACCATTAAAAGTGTTCGCCGCCGAGCCAAATATTTATTAGTTGAAACCAATGCGGGGATCACCATTATTCACTTAGGTATGTCAGGCAGTTTGCGCGTGCTTGATGAAAAAACCCCAGTAGAAAAGCACGACCATGTAGATTTAGTCTTGGGTAACCATAAGGTATTAAGGTTTAACGATCCTCGTCGTTTTGGCGCTTGGCTGTGGTATGAACTGCCGATTGAAACCCATCCATTACTGACTAAGTTAGGTCCTGAGCCATTAAGCGATGACTTTAATGTGGAGCAATTAGCACAAGCACTGAAAGGCAAGAAAAAAGCCATTAAGCTGTGTTTGATGGACAACCATATTGTCGTCGGTGTCGGCAATATTTACGCTAATGAAGCCTTATTTGCAGTGGGAGTTCACCCAAAAACCCCTGCCAATCGAGTAGATGTAACCAAACTGCCAAAATTAGTCGAAACAGTCAAAATAATCTTAGCTAATGCCATCAAACAAGGTGGTACCACCCTAAAAGATTTTACCAATGCCGATGGAAAACCGGGGTATTTTGCTCAAAAGCTGCATGTGTATGGTCGTGGAGGGAAGCCCTGCCATGAATGTGGCACTTTATTGAGTGAAATTAAACTTGGGCAACGGACAACGGTGTTCTGCGAGCATTGTCAGCTATTTTAA
- a CDS encoding mechanosensitive ion channel family protein — MEKDFPIDVNAWLLQHGFSTGLAEALTAMIMLIIAIVLVWLLYLVVKSVILRFIHALIHRTKAQWDDLLIKHKVFDKAVMVLPILVLSEQMTYILSEHQTLATGVQRILSAFSVVFIIRAIYAALDVGETLFERSSVSRRIPSKSFVQLTKLFLFLIGAVLAIAAIINESPLYFLSGLGVATGLLAIVFKDTILGFVAGVQLAANRMVSVGDWIQMDKYGADGEVIEVSLTTVKVQNWDKTFSMIPAYALVSDAFKNWQGMSESGGRRIKRAVYIDLASVRFLTDDDKRELLRVNHLKDYIPRIESELAKTNAGIVDFEKSVNGRRLTNVGTFRAYLKAYLHDHQKIHKDMTLLVRQLDPTSQGLPIEIYVFTNDTNWNAYEDIQSDIFDHIFAILPEFDLRAFQSPSGEDVRQTHLILKETS, encoded by the coding sequence ATGGAAAAAGATTTTCCTATCGATGTCAATGCCTGGTTACTACAACATGGGTTTAGTACAGGCTTAGCTGAAGCGTTGACGGCTATGATCATGCTTATTATTGCCATCGTATTGGTATGGCTGCTGTACTTAGTGGTCAAAAGTGTAATTTTGCGTTTCATTCATGCCCTTATTCACCGTACAAAAGCCCAATGGGATGATTTACTTATCAAGCATAAAGTGTTTGATAAAGCGGTAATGGTGTTGCCGATTTTAGTGTTGTCTGAGCAGATGACCTACATTTTATCTGAGCACCAGACACTGGCGACTGGCGTGCAGCGAATATTAAGTGCATTTTCTGTGGTGTTTATTATTCGTGCTATTTATGCGGCTTTGGATGTGGGTGAAACCCTCTTTGAACGTTCTTCAGTGAGTCGACGGATACCATCAAAAAGCTTTGTACAGTTAACAAAGTTGTTTCTTTTCCTTATCGGCGCCGTACTGGCGATAGCGGCCATCATTAATGAATCCCCTCTCTACTTTCTTAGTGGTTTAGGTGTCGCCACTGGTTTACTCGCCATTGTGTTTAAAGACACTATTTTAGGTTTTGTCGCGGGGGTGCAATTGGCCGCTAATCGAATGGTGAGCGTGGGTGATTGGATCCAAATGGACAAATATGGCGCAGATGGTGAAGTCATTGAAGTCTCATTGACTACGGTTAAGGTTCAAAATTGGGACAAAACCTTTTCGATGATCCCCGCTTATGCTCTAGTTTCGGATGCTTTTAAGAACTGGCAAGGCATGTCTGAATCAGGAGGGCGCAGGATAAAACGTGCGGTATACATTGATTTAGCCAGTGTTCGCTTTTTAACGGATGATGATAAACGTGAGTTATTGCGGGTCAATCACTTAAAAGATTACATTCCACGCATCGAATCTGAGCTGGCAAAAACTAATGCGGGTATTGTGGATTTTGAAAAAAGCGTTAATGGTCGCCGTTTGACCAATGTGGGTACTTTCAGAGCTTATTTGAAAGCCTATTTGCATGATCATCAAAAAATTCATAAAGATATGACGTTACTAGTACGGCAGCTTGATCCAACTTCGCAGGGCTTGCCCATCGAAATTTATGTGTTTACCAATGACACGAATTGGAATGCCTACGAGGACATTCAATCGGATATTTTTGATCATATTTTTGCTATTCTGCCCGAATTCGATTTAAGAGCGTTCCAATCACCATCAGGTGAAGATGTACGTCAAACTCATTTAATTCTCAAGGAAACCTCGTGA